The following coding sequences lie in one Apium graveolens cultivar Ventura chromosome 3, ASM990537v1, whole genome shotgun sequence genomic window:
- the LOC141712767 gene encoding major pollen allergen Lol p 11 → MGRLVILMLLCVLPAIATARFLHHQKPFVVQGRIYCDTCRAGFETSATTYIPGARVRVECRDRKTSDLTYSIEGVTDSTGTYKLTVADDHYDQMCDALLVSSPDPLCSEPNMGRDKSRVILTRSNGMNSDTRFANNMGFLKNEPMSKCTEVLQMYRETDDQD, encoded by the exons ATGGGTAGACTAGTGATATTAATGTTATTGTGTGTACTCCCAGCCATAGCTACTGCAAGATTCTTGCATCACCAGAAGCCATTTGTTGTACAAGGACGTATCTATTGCGACACTTGCCGTGCTGGTTTTGAAACCTCTGCCACTACTTACATTCCTG GTGCCAGGGTGAGAGTTGAGTGCAGGGATAGAAAGACTTCGGACCTTACCTATAGCATTGAAGGAGTCACTGATTCCACTGGAACCTACAAGCTAACTGTGGCTGATGACCATTATGATCAAATGTGTGATGCCCTGCTTGTGAGCAGTCCCGATCCGTTGTGTTCTGAGCCTAACATGGGCCGTGATAAGTCTCGTGTCATTCTCACCCGATCCAATGGAATGAATTCTGATACTCGCTTTGCCAATAACATGGGATTCCTCAAGAATGAACCTATGTCTAAATGTACTGAAGTCCTCCAGATGTACCGCGAAACTGATGATCAAGATTAG
- the LOC141714591 gene encoding uncharacterized protein LOC141714591 yields the protein MISGGPIAAGTTRNSQKVYAREVMSIVGEPSRRSKSEMTLEFGDPDLEGLKFPQDDPLVITPIIGNCPVMRVLVDNGASVDNLFHDTFIRMGYHDSQLTPSDTPIYGFNHVKYKVEGAIQLPVTIGEEPREATQILNFQVVKEASTYNALMGRT from the coding sequence ATGATCTCAGGAGGACCTATAGCAGCTGGTACTACAAGGAACTCCCAAAAAGTTTATGCAAGAGAAGTAATGAGCATAGTTGGAGAGCCATCTAGGCGTTCTAAGTCAGAGATGACGCTTGAATTTGGTGACccagaccttgaaggtttgaaatttcctcaggATGATCCTCTGGTTATCACTCCGATAATTGGAAATTGTCCTGTTATGAGGGTCCTAGTGGACAATGGAGCTTCCGTGGATAATTTGTTCCATGACACATTCATAAGGATGGGCTACCATGATTCTCAACTAACTCCATCTGACACACCCATCTACGGGTTTAACCATGTGAAATACAAAGTCGAAGGAGCCATACAACTTCCCGTAACTATCGGAGAAGAGCCCAGAGAGGCCACGCAGATTTTGAACTTTCAGGTTGTCAAGGAAGCCTCTACCTACAATGCTCTCATGGGTAGAACATGA